The sequence TCTTGGCGCGGGTTGCCTTGGCGCGCCGGACGCGCGATTCGATCTTGTCGCTCATAGTCTATGCGCCTTACTTCTTCTTCGTTTCCTTGAGCACGATCCGCTCGTCGGCGTAGCGCACGCCCTTGCCCTTGTAAGGCTCGGGAGCGCGGTACGCGCGCACTTCGGCGGCCACCTGGCCGACGACCTGCTTATCGGTGCCCTTGATGAGGATTTCGGTCTGCGTCGGTGTCTCGGCCTTGACGCCCTGCGGAAGCTGGTGCACCACCGGATGCGAGTAACCGAGCGTGAGGTTGAGCTTGTCGCCCTGCGCCTGCGCGCGGTAGCCGACGCCGACCAGCGTGAGCTTCTTCTCGAAGCCCTTGGTGACGCCCTGGACCATGTTCGCGACGATCGCGCGAGTCGTGCCCGAGAGCGCGTTCGCCTGGCGCGAGTTGTCGTTCACTTTGAACTCGAGGCGGTTGTCGACGCGCTCGATCTTCACCTTGGGCGAGACCGCCTGCGTCAGCGTGCCGAGCGGCCCCTTCACCGAGATCCTGTCGTAGTCGACCTTGATCTCGACCTTCTCGGGAATGTCGACCGGGTAATTCGCTATACGGGACATGATTCGCTCTCTCTCACGCGACGATGCACAGCACTTCGCCGCCGACGCCGAGACCCCGCGCCTTGCGATCGGTCATCACGCCTTTCGACGTGGACACGATGGCGACGCCGAGGCCGTTCATGACCTGCGGGATCTCCTTGGTGCCCTTGTAGATGCGAAGGCCGGGACGGCTCACGCGCTCGATCTTCTCGATCACGGGGCGGCCCGCGTAGTACTTCAGGCTGATCTCGAGCTCGCGCTTGCCGCTCTGGTCGCGCACGGCGTAGTCGTCGATGTAGCCCTCGTCCTTCAGGACCTGGGCGATCGAGGACTTCAGCTTCGAAGCCGGCATTGCCACCGACTGTTTTTCCGACAGCTGCGCATTGCGGATGCGCGTGAGCATGTCGGAGATGGGGTCACTCATACTCATGCAGTTCTCTCCTGACCTCTCACCAGCTCGCCTTGATGACGCCCGGAATCTCGCCGCGCATCGCGATCTCGCGCAGCTTGTTGCGCGCCATGCCGAACTTGCGGAAGGTGCCGCGCGGACGGCCGGTGAGCGCGCAGCGGTTGCGCACGCGGACCGGCGACGAGTCGCGCGGAAGCTTCTGCAGCTTCAGGCGAGCTTCGTATCGCTCCTCCTGGGCGACCTTCGGGTCGTTCGCGATCGCGAGGAGCTCCGCACGCTTCGCGGCGTACTTCTTCACCGCGTCGCGGCGCTTCTCGTTGCGGTTGACTAATGACGTCTTTGCCATGAATGCGTCAGCTCCTGAACGGGAATTTGAAAGCCGCAAGCAGCGCCTTGCCTTCTGCGTCGGTCTTCGCGGTGGTCGTGATGGTGATGTTCATCCCGCGGATCGCGTCGATCTTGTCGTACTCGATCTCGGGAAAGATGATCTGTTCCTTCACGCCCATGTTGTAGTTGCCGCGGCCGTCGAACGAGCGCGCCGAGATGCCGCGAAAGTCGCGGACGCGGGGCAGCGCGATGTTGACCAGACGGTCGAGGAACTCGTACATCCGCGCGCCGCGCAGCGTCGCCTTGGCGCCGACCGGGTAGCCTTCGCGGATCTTGAAGTTCGCGACCGACTTGCGCGACTTGGTGACGAGCGGCTTCTGACCGACGATCTTCTGCATGTCGGCGACCGCGTTGTCCATGATCTTCTTGTCCGCGACGGCTTCGCCAACGCCCATGTTGATCACGATCTTCTCGATGCGCGGCACTTCCATCACGCTCTTGTAGCCGAACTGCTGCGTGAGGTCCTTCATGACCGTCTCGCGGTAGTAGGTCTGCAGGCGCGCGGGCTCCTTCGGACCGGAAGGACGCTCGTCGACCGCGGCGTCGGCGGCCTTCTGCTCGGGCGCGCCCTTGCCCTTCTTGGGCTGCTTGGCTTCACCGCCCGCGGGCTGCTTGCCGCCGCCCGATTTCGCGGGCGCCTTGGCTTTCTTGTCCTTGCTGTCTTTCTCGCTCATACGTCAACCCTTATACGTCCACAACCTCGCCGTTGGACTTGAAGAACCGAACGCGCTTGCCGTCCTCGAGCGTCCGAACGCCGACGCGGTCGGCTTTCTTCGTGCCCGGGTTCCACAACGCCACGTTCGAGACGTGCAGCGGCATTTCCTTTTCGACGATACCGCCGGTGAGACCCTTCATCGGGTTCGGCCGCTGGTGCTTCTTCACGCGGTTCGCGCCCTCGACGATCACGTGCTCGGCGTCGACGACGCGCAGCACCGTGCCGCGCTTGCCGCGATCCCGGCCCGTGGTGACGACGACGTCGTCGCCTTTCCTGATCTTTTTCATTTCCTGGTTTCCCTTACAGCACTTCCGGCGCGAGCGACACGATCTTCATGAAGCGCTCGGTCCGCAGTTCGCGGGTGACCGGCCCGAAGATGCGGGTGCCGATCGGCTCGAGCTTGGCGTTGAGCAGCACCGCCGCGTTGGAATCGAACTTGACGAGCGAGCCGTCGGCGCGGCGGACACCTTTCGCGGTGCGCACGACGACGGCGTTGTAGACCTCGCCCTTCTTGACGCGACCGCGCGGGGCCGCATCCTTCACGCTGACCTTGATGACATCGCCGATGCCGGCGTAACGACGCTTGGACCCGCCGAGCACCTTGATGCACATCACCTCGCGGGCGCCCGTATTGTCAGCCACGTCCAGAATGGACTGCATTTGTATCATCGTCTTGTCTCGCTGCTGTTGCTGCGTATTTGCTGCTGCTTCCCCAACTTAGCTCGCCGCAGTTCTCACTACGGCGCAAACCAGTATTGGAGCCCGTCCGGGTCAGGTCGCCGGCCCCGGGGGAGATGGGGCGGGCGTGGAAAGCCGAATATTATAGAACCATCGACCCGATTCCGCAATGGAATCGGGTCTCCCGCCTTAAACGATGCGGGCTTTCTCCAGGAGCTTGGTCACCTTCCAGGCCTTGGTCTTGGAGAGCGGACGGCACTCCTCGATCTCCACCAGGTCGCCCTGGTGGTAATCGCCGTTCTCGTCGTGGGCGTGGTACTTCTTGGAGAACGTCACGTACTTGCCGTAGAGCGGGTGCTTCATGCGCCGCTCGACGAGGACCGTGACGGTCTTCTGCATCTTGTCGCTGACCACACGCCCGTGGAGGGTGCGCTTGTTGGCCGCCGGCTTGGCGGCTTCCGGGGTCGTCTGTTCGCTCATGCCTTAGGCCTTCGCTTTCTCGTTCAGGAGCGTGCGCACGCGCGCGATGTCGCGGCGCACCTTCCGGATCTGACTGATATTCGAGAGCTGCTGGGTCGCCTTCTGCATGCGCAGCGAGAACTGCGCGCGCAGCAGCGACTGCAGCTCCTGGTTGAGCTCGTCGCTCGACTTGCCCCTCAATTCGCTCGCTTTCATCCTTACGCTCCCACCATGCGCTGCACGAAGGTCGTCTGGATCGGCAGCTTCGCCGACGCGAGGCGGAAAGCCTCTTTCGCCGTCACCTCGTCGACGCCGTCCATCTCGTAGAGCATCTTGCCGGGCTGGATCTCGGCGACCCAGTACTCCGGATTGCCCTTGCCGTTACCCATCCGGACTTCCGCGGGTTTCTGCGAGATCGGCTTGTCCGGGAAGATGCGGATCCAGATGCGGCCGCCGCGCTTGATGTGCCGGGTCATGGCACGACGCGCGGCCTCGATCTGGCGGGCCGTGAGGCGGCCGCGGCCGACGGCCTTCAGGCCGAATTCGCCGAAGCTCACCTTGTTGCCGCGAGTCGCCTTGCCGGTGTTCCGGCCCTTCTGCTCCTTGCGGTATTTACGTCTGGCTGGCTGTAGCACGTCTTGCTCCTGTTCTGCCGGGGGTCCTGCCGCGGGGCTTGCGCTCGCGCGGCTGCTCGGGTTCGGGGGTCGGGGCCTGCGGCGCGAGCGGGTTGGTCTCGCCCTGCTTCATGATCTCGCCCTTGAAGACCCACACCTTGATGCCGATGACGCCGTAGGTGGTCTTGGCTTCCGAAAAACCGTAATCGATGTCGGCGCGCAGCGTGTGGAGAGGCACGCGGCCTTCGCGATACCACTCGGTGCGGGCGATCTCGATGCCGTTCAGGCGGCCGGCGCTCATGATCTTGATGCCTTGCGCGCCGAGACGCATGGCGTTGGTGATCGCGCGCTTCATCGCGCGGCGGAACATGATCCGCTTCTGGAGCTGCTGCGAGATCGAATCGGCGATGAGCTGGGCGTCGAGCTCGGGCTTGCGCACTTCCTCGATGTTCACGTGCACGGGCACGCCGAGCATCCTCTGGAGCTGCGTCTTGAGCGACTCGATGTCCTCGCCCTTCTTGCCGATGACCACGCCGGGACGCGCCGAGAAGATCGTGATGCGCGCGTTCTTCGCGGGGCGCTCGATCACCACGCGCGAGACCGCGGCGTGGCCGAGCTTCTCCTTGAGGTAGTCGCGAACCTTGACGTCCTCGAGCAGCATGCCCGCGAAGCCCTTGTTGTTCGCGTACCAGCGCGAAGCCCAGTT is a genomic window of Burkholderiales bacterium containing:
- the rpsC gene encoding 30S ribosomal protein S3; this translates as MGQKIHPTGFRLALNKNWASRWYANNKGFAGMLLEDVKVRDYLKEKLGHAAVSRVVIERPAKNARITIFSARPGVVIGKKGEDIESLKTQLQRMLGVPVHVNIEEVRKPELDAQLIADSISQQLQKRIMFRRAMKRAITNAMRLGAQGIKIMSAGRLNGIEIARTEWYREGRVPLHTLRADIDYGFSEAKTTYGVIGIKVWVFKGEIMKQGETNPLAPQAPTPEPEQPRERKPRGRTPGRTGARRATASQT
- the rplN gene encoding 50S ribosomal protein L14, coding for MIQMQSILDVADNTGAREVMCIKVLGGSKRRYAGIGDVIKVSVKDAAPRGRVKKGEVYNAVVVRTAKGVRRADGSLVKFDSNAAVLLNAKLEPIGTRIFGPVTRELRTERFMKIVSLAPEVL
- the rplP gene encoding 50S ribosomal protein L16, with translation MLQPARRKYRKEQKGRNTGKATRGNKVSFGEFGLKAVGRGRLTARQIEAARRAMTRHIKRGGRIWIRIFPDKPISQKPAEVRMGNGKGNPEYWVAEIQPGKMLYEMDGVDEVTAKEAFRLASAKLPIQTTFVQRMVGA
- the rplX gene encoding 50S ribosomal protein L24, whose translation is MKKIRKGDDVVVTTGRDRGKRGTVLRVVDAEHVIVEGANRVKKHQRPNPMKGLTGGIVEKEMPLHVSNVALWNPGTKKADRVGVRTLEDGKRVRFFKSNGEVVDV
- the rpsN gene encoding 30S ribosomal protein S14, whose protein sequence is MAKTSLVNRNEKRRDAVKKYAAKRAELLAIANDPKVAQEERYEARLKLQKLPRDSSPVRVRNRCALTGRPRGTFRKFGMARNKLREIAMRGEIPGVIKASW
- the rpsH gene encoding 30S ribosomal protein S8 → MSMSDPISDMLTRIRNAQLSEKQSVAMPASKLKSSIAQVLKDEGYIDDYAVRDQSGKRELEISLKYYAGRPVIEKIERVSRPGLRIYKGTKEIPQVMNGLGVAIVSTSKGVMTDRKARGLGVGGEVLCIVA
- the rplF gene encoding 50S ribosomal protein L6 — its product is MSRIANYPVDIPEKVEIKVDYDRISVKGPLGTLTQAVSPKVKIERVDNRLEFKVNDNSRQANALSGTTRAIVANMVQGVTKGFEKKLTLVGVGYRAQAQGDKLNLTLGYSHPVVHQLPQGVKAETPTQTEILIKGTDKQVVGQVAAEVRAYRAPEPYKGKGVRYADERIVLKETKKK
- the rpmC gene encoding 50S ribosomal protein L29, whose translation is MKASELRGKSSDELNQELQSLLRAQFSLRMQKATQQLSNISQIRKVRRDIARVRTLLNEKAKA
- the rpsQ gene encoding 30S ribosomal protein S17, which produces MSEQTTPEAAKPAANKRTLHGRVVSDKMQKTVTVLVERRMKHPLYGKYVTFSKKYHAHDENGDYHQGDLVEIEECRPLSKTKAWKVTKLLEKARIV
- the rplE gene encoding 50S ribosomal protein L5, translated to MQTYYRETVMKDLTQQFGYKSVMEVPRIEKIVINMGVGEAVADKKIMDNAVADMQKIVGQKPLVTKSRKSVANFKIREGYPVGAKATLRGARMYEFLDRLVNIALPRVRDFRGISARSFDGRGNYNMGVKEQIIFPEIEYDKIDAIRGMNITITTTAKTDAEGKALLAAFKFPFRS